The sequence CTTCATGCGCGGCGTGCTCAAGGCGTACGGAGTCACCGACCGCAAGGTGTGGGTCGCTGACTCCTTCGAGGGCCTCCCAGCCCCGGACGCGGCTCGCTACCCGGCCGACGCCGGCGACAAGCTCTTCACCCAGACCGGCCTCGCGGTCGGCCTGCAGACGGTGAAGCACAACTTCGAGCGCTACGGCCTGCTCGACGACCAGGTCGAGTTCCTCGTCGGTTGGTTCAAGGACACGTTGCCGACCGCGCCGATCGAGAAGATCGCCGTGGCCCGCCTCGACGGCGACATGTACGAGTCGACGATCGACGCGATCGCGGCTCTGTACCCCAAGCTCCAGCCGGGTGGCTTCCTGCTGATCGACGACTACGGCAGCCACGCCTCGCAGTGCGGCGCCGCGATCCACGACTACCGCAAGGAGCACGGCATCACCGAGGAGATCGTCCAGATCGACCCCTTCGGTGCGTACTGGCGCAAGTCCCTCTGATCCTGCTGAGACGGGGCCGCTTCCACATCGGAAG comes from Nocardioides baekrokdamisoli and encodes:
- a CDS encoding TylF/MycF family methyltransferase, yielding MTNSPNSATDARSLYLDLLKGTLTGAISEDNDSILGGVRTQGSVTLKRKIANAVGVQANKLGLEIAVKKPYDASARAQGLDWPVRSESMIGLARMNNIQMAIESVIADGVEGDIIETGVWRGGATIFMRGVLKAYGVTDRKVWVADSFEGLPAPDAARYPADAGDKLFTQTGLAVGLQTVKHNFERYGLLDDQVEFLVGWFKDTLPTAPIEKIAVARLDGDMYESTIDAIAALYPKLQPGGFLLIDDYGSHASQCGAAIHDYRKEHGITEEIVQIDPFGAYWRKSL